Proteins from a genomic interval of Asterias rubens chromosome 16, eAstRub1.3, whole genome shotgun sequence:
- the LOC117300657 gene encoding uncharacterized protein LOC117300657 isoform X1, which yields MYIIVVHRTCLTNCVVKKVPLNNGNALHETVSGQTSIHGLDTFNKLEMEESSTIISHQTKKGDDVNGRPLHQPGKNCITSPRDVSISNKGGHKNIKPEEVSQAVCIMEEIMNPCQSSCVKTETLPLVEHSTNQETRITEVSPLPWFTNYDKVEEAVQDYEIETTSKFLIGNPDRDFGKSFDEIKHSHHIHLNGGGFDNEISPKLLLDGIPYIMMGNKKLACHHGKPHPNSVKKTKSKRRLCTQASKKVGCPCHITIRHVMLLPDFKFDVSKLTEHRRRELSKHIKSTLKEKGVTNESRFYIEFPDVDSHRNHPLGEAAGVKQPIDKRVNEKMLQLISNGMKSIPLIEQSIKEFVKEELFQDSPCPPHSNRRFFPTQKDIANRIFKVSASSISSKLKIDKLEELVYGLLEERANNGFVFFRSSVGTDDSTLECSDKTQECSTINQKHHKINTDSTKNQRFDSSTEGLLFVYQTHFQRQLLARYGSELTFLDAAHRAADYAVPMYFLLVHTNCDYQIAAMIVMERESASDLGEALAVIKKNNPSWRPQQFVVDASHEEIQTVEKVFPECRVFISDIRREQAWERWLSNPKHGILNYQQLLCKMTAVATARTIDSYQEAMDKLKEVSSKAKLKLMRAWFREKWLSNIQRWAYVFRQQRQMLPLIMNNGIEDQREAMSYNFITSNRNYPLHNLLSLLVNTILPDLYARYVEVNTEWSTSTNTGVPPLLYNRPKPFIDHCQQRIKAKTLTKQQSPSELFHSPDHPNDGNLVDLSIPSCSCQDFTRSGYLCEHLLECITNKNEMLWERLPSSYLFSPFLTVDEGAVVGGGEQVFGAVDNDEEEECDNTTSGLSPEEEATSNLEAILAAVEAQTSCTSHYDPPLQASTTSTIDEDTSYNQEAARCQLIAKQLLDLTQTITDREVLSAALIHMEASLATLNQAIPPGKLNMTDRHASTNLPIHVNRGRHNDDEYESPLKKPHLLDCAVEHDELVLLGNQVVDSEISICGNEIVEGYEVCSESLDIQESIVTETIDLQHGAVFILDPSGVMRNLKLPAKNT from the exons atgtacatcattgtTGTACACCGAACATGCCTTACAAATTGTGTGGTAAAGAAGGTACCATTAAATAATGGCAATGCACTGCATGAAACAGTGAGTGGACAAACATCTATCCATGGTTTGGATACGTTCAACAAATTAGAAATGGAGGAGTCATCAActattatttctcatcaaacaaaaaaaggagacgaTGTCAATGGTCGACCTCTGCATCAACCAGGAAAAAACTGTATTACATCACCACGTGATGTTTCCATCAGTAACAAGGGAGGACACAAAAACATCAAGCCGGAGGAGGTCTCGCAAGCTGTATGCATTATGGAGGAGATCATGAACCCATGTCAAAGTTCATGTGTCAAAACTGAGACCTTACCATTGGTTGAACATTCAACCAATCAGGAGACAAGGATAACAGAGGtcagcccgttgccatggtttaCAAACTACGACAAAGTGGAGGAGGCGGTACAAGATTACGAGATTGAAACAACTTCTAAGTTTTTGATTGGAAATCCAGACAGAGACTTTGGGAAGTCTTTTG ATGAAATAAAGCACTCCCATCACATTCATTTAAATGGCGGTGGATTCGACAATGAAATTTCTCCCAAACTCTTGTTGGATGGGATTCCATACATCATGATGGGTAACAAGAAACTCGCATGTCACCACGGAAAGCCTCATCCCAACTCTGTCAAGAAG ACCAAAAGCAAGCGACGCCTTTGCACACAGGCTTCAAAGAAAGTTGGATGCCCTTGTCACATCACGATCCGACATGTCATGCTGCTGCCAGACTTCAAA TTTGATGTGAGCAAATTGACCGAGCACAGACGGAGGGAACTCTCAAAGCATATCAAGTCAACTCTGAAGGAAAAGGGAGTGACGAACGAGTCTCGATTCTATATAGAGTTTCCTGACGTTGACAGCCACAGAAATCATCCTCTGGGAGAG gCTGCTGGCGTCAAACAACCAATAGACAAACGGGTCAACGAAAAAATGCTGCAGCTCATCAGTAATGGAATGAAGTCCATTCCACTGATCGAGCAATCCATCAAAGAATTTGTCAAGGAGGAGCTATTTCAGGATTCTCCATGCCCACCACATTCAAACCGCCGCTTCTTCCCTACACAAAAGGACATCGCAAACCGCATCTTCAAGGTGTCTGCGAGTTCAATCTCATCCAAATTGAAGATAGACAAGCTGGAGGAGCTGGTGTATGGCTTGCTGGAGGAGCGAGCCAATAATGGATTCGTTTTCTTTAGGAGTTCTGTTGGTACTGACGATTCAACGTTGGAGTGTTCTGACAAAACACAAGAGTGTAGCACAATCAATcaaaaacatcacaaaattaATACGGATTCCACCAAAAACCAGAGATTTGACTCATCGACTGAAGGCTTACTCTTTGTGTATCAGACCCATTTTCAAAGACAGCTCTTGGCTCGTTATGGTTCAGAGCTAACCTTCTTGGACGCAGCGCATAGAGCAGCTGACTATGCGGTACCGATGTACTTCCTGCTCGTGCATACAAATTGTGACTACCAAATAGCGGCGATGATTGTTATGGAGAGAGAATCGGCGAGTGATCTGGGGGAGGCGTTAGCGGTCatcaagaaaaacaaccctAGCTGGAGACCTCAGCAGTTTGTTGTAGATGCTTCTCATGAGGAGATTCAAACAGTGGAGAAAGTGTTTCCAG AGTGTCGAGTTTTCATCTCTGACATCCGACGTGAGCAAGCCTGGGAGCGCTGGCTATCCAACCCAAAGCATGGAATACTCAACTATCAGCAATTGCTCTGTAAGATGACGGCGGTTGCAACGGCTCGTACTATAGATAGCTACCAGGAAGCCATGGACAAACTGAAGGAGGTATCAAGCAAGGCTAAGTTAAAGCTAATGCGAGCTTGGTTCCGGGAAAAGTGGCTTTCAAACATACAG AGATGGGCTTACGTTTTCCGGCAACAACGGCAGATGCTTCCACTAATCATGAACAATGGTATCGAGGACCAGCGTGAAGCAATGAGTTATAACTTCATCACCAGTAATCGCAACTACCCACTTCACAATTTGCTGAGCCTACTGGTTAACACCATACTGCCTGATTTATATGCAAG ATATGTGGAGGTGAACACAGAATGGAGCACCAGCACCAACACCGGTGTACCCCCACTTCTCTACAACCGCCCCAAGCCCTTTATCGACCACTGCCAACAACGTATAAAGGCCAAGACACTGACAAAACAACAGTCCCCCAGCGAGCTTTTCCACAGCCCCGATCATCCCAACGATGGCAACCTGGTAGACCTCAGCATTCCATCCTGCTCCTGCCAGGACTTCACAAGGTCTGGTTATCTTTGTGAGCACCTTCTGGAGTGTATCACCAACAAGAATGAGATGCTCTGGGAGAGGTTGCCGTCATCTTACCTCTTCAGCCCCTTCCTGACAGTGGACGAGGGGGCAGTGGTTGGGGGTGGAGAGCAGGTCTTTGGTGCAGTTGATAATGACGAGGAAGAGGAGTGTGATAATACTACCTCTGGGCTGTCCCCTGAAGAGGAAGCTACCTCCAATTTAGAAG CAATCCTTGCAGCCGTTGAAGCCCAAACATCATGTACATCACATTATGATCCTCCACTACAAGCATCCACCACCTCAACCATTGATGAAGACACATCCTACAACCAGGAAGCAGCACGATGCCAACTCATCGCTAAACAACTCCTAGACCTCACACAAACCATAACAGACAGGGAGGTACTTTCAGCAGCACTGATACACATGGAGGCATCACTAGCAACCCTTAACCAAGCCATTCCACCGGGTAAACTAAACATGACCGACCGACACGCAAGTACAAACTTACCAATAcacgtcaacagagggcgacaCAACGATGATGAGTACGAGTCTCCTCTGAAGAAGCCCCATCTTTTAGACTGTGCTGTTGAGCATGATGAGTTGGTGTTGTTAGGAAATCAGGTGGTGGATTCGGAAATCAGCATTTGTGGTAATGAGATTGTAGAGGGTTATGAAGTCTGTTCGGAGAGCTTGGATATTCAGGAAAGCATCGTGACAGAAACAATTGATCTCCAACACGGAGCTGTGTTCATCTTAGATCCATCAGGTGTTATGAGGAATTTGAAACTACCTGCTAagaatacataa
- the LOC117300657 gene encoding uncharacterized protein LOC117300657 isoform X2 gives MYIIVVHRTCLTNCVVKKVPLNNGNALHETVSGQTSIHGLDTFNKLEMEESSTIISHQTKKGDDVNGRPLHQPGKNCITSPRDVSISNKGGHKNIKPEEVSQAVCIMEEIMNPCQSSCVKTETLPLVEHSTNQETRITEVSPLPWFTNYDKVEEAVQDYEIETTSKFLIGNPDRDFGKSFDEIKHSHHIHLNGGGFDNEISPKLLLDGIPYIMMGNKKLACHHGKPHPNSVKKTKSKRRLCTQASKKVGCPCHITIRHVMLLPDFKFDVSKLTEHRRRELSKHIKSTLKEKGVTNESRFYIEFPDVDSHRNHPLGEAAGVKQPIDKRVNEKMLQLISNGMKSIPLIEQSIKEFVKEELFQDSPCPPHSNRRFFPTQKDIANRIFKVSASSISSKLKIDKLEELVYGLLEERANNGFVFFRSSVGTDDSTLECSDKTQECSTINQKHHKINTDSTKNQRFDSSTEGLLFVYQTHFQRQLLARYGSELTFLDAAHRAADYAVPMYFLLVHTNCDYQIAAMIVMERESASDLGEALAVIKKNNPSWRPQQFVVDASHEEIQTVEKVFPECRVFISDIRREQAWERWLSNPKHGILNYQQLLCKMTAVATARTIDSYQEAMDKLKERWAYVFRQQRQMLPLIMNNGIEDQREAMSYNFITSNRNYPLHNLLSLLVNTILPDLYARYVEVNTEWSTSTNTGVPPLLYNRPKPFIDHCQQRIKAKTLTKQQSPSELFHSPDHPNDGNLVDLSIPSCSCQDFTRSGYLCEHLLECITNKNEMLWERLPSSYLFSPFLTVDEGAVVGGGEQVFGAVDNDEEEECDNTTSGLSPEEEATSNLEAILAAVEAQTSCTSHYDPPLQASTTSTIDEDTSYNQEAARCQLIAKQLLDLTQTITDREVLSAALIHMEASLATLNQAIPPGKLNMTDRHASTNLPIHVNRGRHNDDEYESPLKKPHLLDCAVEHDELVLLGNQVVDSEISICGNEIVEGYEVCSESLDIQESIVTETIDLQHGAVFILDPSGVMRNLKLPAKNT, from the exons atgtacatcattgtTGTACACCGAACATGCCTTACAAATTGTGTGGTAAAGAAGGTACCATTAAATAATGGCAATGCACTGCATGAAACAGTGAGTGGACAAACATCTATCCATGGTTTGGATACGTTCAACAAATTAGAAATGGAGGAGTCATCAActattatttctcatcaaacaaaaaaaggagacgaTGTCAATGGTCGACCTCTGCATCAACCAGGAAAAAACTGTATTACATCACCACGTGATGTTTCCATCAGTAACAAGGGAGGACACAAAAACATCAAGCCGGAGGAGGTCTCGCAAGCTGTATGCATTATGGAGGAGATCATGAACCCATGTCAAAGTTCATGTGTCAAAACTGAGACCTTACCATTGGTTGAACATTCAACCAATCAGGAGACAAGGATAACAGAGGtcagcccgttgccatggtttaCAAACTACGACAAAGTGGAGGAGGCGGTACAAGATTACGAGATTGAAACAACTTCTAAGTTTTTGATTGGAAATCCAGACAGAGACTTTGGGAAGTCTTTTG ATGAAATAAAGCACTCCCATCACATTCATTTAAATGGCGGTGGATTCGACAATGAAATTTCTCCCAAACTCTTGTTGGATGGGATTCCATACATCATGATGGGTAACAAGAAACTCGCATGTCACCACGGAAAGCCTCATCCCAACTCTGTCAAGAAG ACCAAAAGCAAGCGACGCCTTTGCACACAGGCTTCAAAGAAAGTTGGATGCCCTTGTCACATCACGATCCGACATGTCATGCTGCTGCCAGACTTCAAA TTTGATGTGAGCAAATTGACCGAGCACAGACGGAGGGAACTCTCAAAGCATATCAAGTCAACTCTGAAGGAAAAGGGAGTGACGAACGAGTCTCGATTCTATATAGAGTTTCCTGACGTTGACAGCCACAGAAATCATCCTCTGGGAGAG gCTGCTGGCGTCAAACAACCAATAGACAAACGGGTCAACGAAAAAATGCTGCAGCTCATCAGTAATGGAATGAAGTCCATTCCACTGATCGAGCAATCCATCAAAGAATTTGTCAAGGAGGAGCTATTTCAGGATTCTCCATGCCCACCACATTCAAACCGCCGCTTCTTCCCTACACAAAAGGACATCGCAAACCGCATCTTCAAGGTGTCTGCGAGTTCAATCTCATCCAAATTGAAGATAGACAAGCTGGAGGAGCTGGTGTATGGCTTGCTGGAGGAGCGAGCCAATAATGGATTCGTTTTCTTTAGGAGTTCTGTTGGTACTGACGATTCAACGTTGGAGTGTTCTGACAAAACACAAGAGTGTAGCACAATCAATcaaaaacatcacaaaattaATACGGATTCCACCAAAAACCAGAGATTTGACTCATCGACTGAAGGCTTACTCTTTGTGTATCAGACCCATTTTCAAAGACAGCTCTTGGCTCGTTATGGTTCAGAGCTAACCTTCTTGGACGCAGCGCATAGAGCAGCTGACTATGCGGTACCGATGTACTTCCTGCTCGTGCATACAAATTGTGACTACCAAATAGCGGCGATGATTGTTATGGAGAGAGAATCGGCGAGTGATCTGGGGGAGGCGTTAGCGGTCatcaagaaaaacaaccctAGCTGGAGACCTCAGCAGTTTGTTGTAGATGCTTCTCATGAGGAGATTCAAACAGTGGAGAAAGTGTTTCCAG AGTGTCGAGTTTTCATCTCTGACATCCGACGTGAGCAAGCCTGGGAGCGCTGGCTATCCAACCCAAAGCATGGAATACTCAACTATCAGCAATTGCTCTGTAAGATGACGGCGGTTGCAACGGCTCGTACTATAGATAGCTACCAGGAAGCCATGGACAAACTGAAGGAG AGATGGGCTTACGTTTTCCGGCAACAACGGCAGATGCTTCCACTAATCATGAACAATGGTATCGAGGACCAGCGTGAAGCAATGAGTTATAACTTCATCACCAGTAATCGCAACTACCCACTTCACAATTTGCTGAGCCTACTGGTTAACACCATACTGCCTGATTTATATGCAAG ATATGTGGAGGTGAACACAGAATGGAGCACCAGCACCAACACCGGTGTACCCCCACTTCTCTACAACCGCCCCAAGCCCTTTATCGACCACTGCCAACAACGTATAAAGGCCAAGACACTGACAAAACAACAGTCCCCCAGCGAGCTTTTCCACAGCCCCGATCATCCCAACGATGGCAACCTGGTAGACCTCAGCATTCCATCCTGCTCCTGCCAGGACTTCACAAGGTCTGGTTATCTTTGTGAGCACCTTCTGGAGTGTATCACCAACAAGAATGAGATGCTCTGGGAGAGGTTGCCGTCATCTTACCTCTTCAGCCCCTTCCTGACAGTGGACGAGGGGGCAGTGGTTGGGGGTGGAGAGCAGGTCTTTGGTGCAGTTGATAATGACGAGGAAGAGGAGTGTGATAATACTACCTCTGGGCTGTCCCCTGAAGAGGAAGCTACCTCCAATTTAGAAG CAATCCTTGCAGCCGTTGAAGCCCAAACATCATGTACATCACATTATGATCCTCCACTACAAGCATCCACCACCTCAACCATTGATGAAGACACATCCTACAACCAGGAAGCAGCACGATGCCAACTCATCGCTAAACAACTCCTAGACCTCACACAAACCATAACAGACAGGGAGGTACTTTCAGCAGCACTGATACACATGGAGGCATCACTAGCAACCCTTAACCAAGCCATTCCACCGGGTAAACTAAACATGACCGACCGACACGCAAGTACAAACTTACCAATAcacgtcaacagagggcgacaCAACGATGATGAGTACGAGTCTCCTCTGAAGAAGCCCCATCTTTTAGACTGTGCTGTTGAGCATGATGAGTTGGTGTTGTTAGGAAATCAGGTGGTGGATTCGGAAATCAGCATTTGTGGTAATGAGATTGTAGAGGGTTATGAAGTCTGTTCGGAGAGCTTGGATATTCAGGAAAGCATCGTGACAGAAACAATTGATCTCCAACACGGAGCTGTGTTCATCTTAGATCCATCAGGTGTTATGAGGAATTTGAAACTACCTGCTAagaatacataa